A stretch of Fluviicola sp. DNA encodes these proteins:
- a CDS encoding VOC family protein produces MAKIICGIQQMGIGVPDVQSIWKWYREHFGVDVRIFEEAAEAPLMTRYTGGVIHSRTATLALSMESGGGFEIWQFTSRPTEKSTEPIILGDFGLYACRIKSKDVKATHAFLVKKGAKVLSEPQKLPNGSYHFLVEDPNGNLFDIVEGSGWFMDTKFEGKTGGVAGSMIGVSSIEKALPLYQKILGYDKIVYDVTDTFDAFNNIPNGNQKVRRVLLQHTEDRKGPFAKLLGPTQIELIQAVERTDAKSIFKDRFWGDWGFIHLCFDVQGMDDLQKECEEAGFPFTVDSGKTFDMGEAGGRFSYIEDPDGTWIEFVETHKVPVMKKLGWYIHLKNKKPGAFLPNWMLKAMRFNRVKD; encoded by the coding sequence ATGGCAAAAATCATCTGTGGTATTCAGCAAATGGGAATCGGTGTTCCCGACGTTCAATCAATCTGGAAATGGTATAGAGAACATTTCGGTGTGGATGTACGCATTTTTGAAGAAGCAGCTGAAGCTCCTTTGATGACCAGATATACCGGAGGCGTTATCCATTCCAGAACTGCAACACTGGCCCTTTCCATGGAAAGCGGTGGTGGATTCGAGATCTGGCAGTTTACTTCCCGTCCGACAGAAAAAAGTACCGAACCCATCATCCTGGGTGATTTCGGGTTGTATGCCTGCCGCATCAAATCCAAAGATGTGAAAGCAACACATGCATTTTTAGTGAAAAAAGGCGCAAAAGTATTGTCTGAACCACAGAAACTTCCAAACGGAAGCTATCATTTCCTGGTAGAAGACCCGAACGGGAATTTATTTGACATCGTGGAAGGGTCTGGTTGGTTCATGGATACCAAATTCGAAGGAAAAACAGGTGGAGTTGCCGGATCTATGATCGGTGTCAGCTCTATCGAAAAAGCCTTGCCGCTTTATCAAAAAATTCTGGGCTACGACAAAATCGTTTACGACGTAACGGATACCTTCGATGCTTTCAACAACATTCCGAACGGAAACCAAAAAGTCAGAAGAGTCTTATTGCAACATACGGAAGACCGCAAAGGGCCATTTGCAAAATTGTTGGGACCAACTCAAATCGAATTGATTCAGGCAGTGGAACGCACGGATGCAAAATCCATTTTCAAAGACCGTTTCTGGGGCGACTGGGGCTTCATTCACCTGTGTTTTGATGTTCAGGGAATGGACGATCTGCAAAAAGAATGCGAAGAAGCAGGCTTTCCTTTTACAGTTGATTCCGGGAAAACATTCGACATGGGAGAAGCAGGCGGAAGATTCAGCTACATTGAAGATCCGGATGGCACCTGGATTGAATTCGTTGAGACTCACAAAGTTCCTGTTATGAAAAAACTGGGATGGTACATCCATCTGAAAAACAAAAAACCGGGAGCGTTTTTACCCAACTGGATGCTGAAAGCGATGAGATTTAATCGCGTAAAGGATTGA